A part of Streptomyces sp. DSM 40750 genomic DNA contains:
- a CDS encoding effector-associated domain EAD1-containing protein translates to MPALIDDCAFNLDDERAKNLLKALITVYGNKHTARQLILSAGLKEGDINWENSMADVWPEALEKAAPAGRLRALVETAAADPNTTAHPVFQYLLTEETSSQEADPCSVYLVNNRQRAFFNRLTFRTTLHDMVTGGGKRVLAVRGQRRSGRTHSWYLIAHVLDSYRVNRRRIRMSDYYSPVRVADIGHTLRELFGWNISIDLNTSEDSQARSLVNQIENVMNEEQRDSRAQSGHWLVIDDSESVRFTEPALRALTRLVAAVIEEEMADRLRIVLLAYDGWLPSDLQSYVCHEELTPLTGKDLHDYVLAVAKEAGKPVDPDQADHLANELSSRSGGGDVTADAPLPMTDRLQLAAASWAREQYARGERRG, encoded by the coding sequence ATGCCCGCGTTGATCGACGACTGCGCGTTCAACCTCGATGACGAACGCGCCAAGAACCTCCTCAAGGCACTGATCACCGTCTACGGGAACAAGCACACCGCACGCCAGCTCATTCTCAGCGCCGGTCTCAAGGAGGGCGACATCAACTGGGAAAACAGCATGGCCGACGTGTGGCCGGAGGCCCTGGAAAAGGCGGCCCCCGCAGGCCGCCTGCGGGCTCTCGTCGAGACCGCTGCCGCCGATCCCAACACCACCGCCCACCCCGTCTTCCAGTATCTGCTGACCGAGGAGACGTCCTCCCAGGAGGCGGACCCCTGTTCCGTCTATCTGGTCAACAACCGCCAGAGAGCCTTCTTCAACCGTCTGACGTTCCGGACCACACTGCACGACATGGTCACGGGCGGGGGGAAACGCGTGCTGGCCGTGCGGGGCCAGCGCCGTTCCGGCAGGACACACAGCTGGTACCTGATCGCACACGTGCTGGACAGCTATCGCGTCAACCGTCGCCGGATCCGCATGAGTGACTACTACTCCCCGGTGCGGGTCGCGGATATCGGGCACACACTGCGGGAACTGTTCGGATGGAACATCTCCATAGACCTCAACACATCGGAGGACAGCCAGGCACGGAGCCTGGTGAACCAGATCGAGAACGTGATGAACGAGGAGCAACGTGACAGCCGAGCGCAGAGCGGCCACTGGCTCGTGATCGACGACTCGGAGTCCGTGCGGTTCACAGAGCCTGCCCTGAGAGCCCTGACCCGTCTGGTGGCCGCGGTCATCGAGGAAGAGATGGCGGACCGGCTCCGCATCGTCCTGCTGGCGTACGACGGCTGGCTGCCCTCCGACCTGCAGTCGTATGTCTGCCATGAGGAGTTGACCCCCCTCACCGGCAAGGACTTGCACGACTACGTGCTCGCCGTCGCCAAGGAAGCAGGCAAGCCCGTCGACCCCGACCAGGCCGACCACCTCGCCAACGAACTGAGCAGCCGATCCGGCGGGGGAGACGTCACCGCCGACGCGCCACTGCCGATGACCGACAGACTGCAACTCGCCGCCGCGTCCTGGGCCCGCGAGCAGTACGCCCGCGGTGAGCGGCGTGGCTAA